CACGCTATCCGGTGCAGCTAATCCGATGGGGGGGACAGGCGGCGCTGATTATCCATTAGACCCGCCAGTCCCTATTCCCAAAATTGGTGTTCCTGAAGGTGTCCTTAGCTACTCAAGCCCCACTGCAATTCTTGGAGATCGACGTATAGGAGAGTTTCAATTCAAAACTAATACACAAGGATATGCTCAATTGCATATCCTTGCTTCAGAAAAAGGGCCGGGGAGTCCGCGTGGCTATGTTGACGGACAACTTTATGGTATTGGCTATAAGTTGCGAGACGAGCCACCAGGGTACATCCGCAATTTTTTAGAGTTTATTGGTGTACTAGCTTTTGATTTTGAAGAAGTCAAAGCAAACCCTAATTGGTTTTCTGATATCCAACCCATCCTTCAACAATACAGCAATCTTTATCCTATTATGAGTCGTTACGTCGTTGACCTAGGCGATTATGACGCCGTAGTAAATAAAAGGGAGATTCTTAAACTTGTTTTCTCCCTCCCGGAAAAAGATCCGAACTATATGCCTATCCAGCGAGATCTATCGAGAAATAAGCGAAAAAACATTTTAAATTGGCTGAATTCTCCCATAAAGGGGGATCCGGCTGACTTTCCTAAAAATAACCAAGTTGTCTGGCAACAAACACCCCTTAATCCAGAAAAACTAATACCAGAAAAACCTAAGCAGAAAGGCCCAAAGCCATCCGGCACACCACAGCCTGACAGTAAAGCTGCTTTTGTAGCGCAATACCAGACCCGGCTGTTAAACGTAAAGCAAGGAGAAGAATCATGATAGAGACTTTTGCAAACTTTGGGACGCCGCTTACACTAAAACAAACGTTCATAGATGAAATTATTGAAGCCCAGAATGTTACTGATTTATATGGGCCACTACAAAATGCGATCGCGTTGGAGCATAGCACTATCCCACCTTATTTGACCGCGATGTTTTCGCTCAAGCCGGGCGTTAATGACATGATTATTGAGTTTATTCGCGGCATTGTCGTTCAAGAGATGCTGCATATGACCATTGCGGCCAACATTCTGATCGCGATTGGCGGCGAACCTGAAATTAATACGCCCAATTTTATTCCCAAATATCCCGGGCCTTTGCCTATGGGGATCGGGGGAGAAGATTTTAAGGTGGGGATAGAAGCTTTTTCGATGGATTTGGTTAAGAAAATTTTTATGCGAATTGAGCTTCCTGAAAACCCTATAGCTTTATATAGCGCCAATCCGCCATCCACCATTGGTGCATTTTATAAAGAACTTAAAAATAAGATTAAGGAGCTGCAACCTTCATTTTCCAATTTCGCCAGGCAGGTTACTTCTAAAACAACGAAAAAGCAGTGGTTTACAGAAGATAAGTTATTTGAGATAAATGACATGTCTTCTTGCGAAAGGGCAATCGATATTATTGTTGTGGAGGGCGAGGGAACCTCAACCGATCCTATGCAAGCCCACAATCTTCCAGCCCACTATTATAGGTTTAAGGCAATTACCCAAGGGCGCAGGCTTATTAAGTGCTCTAACGGTCAGTACGGATATTTTGGAGAAGCAATTCCATTTAATGTAGAAGGTGTTTATCCTATGAAGCCCAACCCCAAAATAGACGATTTTAATGATAAACCGGCAATTCAGTCTCGTATTAAACAGTTTGCCAGCTATTACAGCAACTTGCTAGATACACTACATCAAGCTTTCAACGGAGATCCCACACTAATGGACAAAGCAATGGGTTTTATGTACGACCTCAGAGTTGCTGCGGTGGGACTAATGCAAATTCCTTTGGGAGATGGAAAAAATGCTGGTCTTAGCTTTGAGTACATTCCGCTCAAAGAGCGTTAAAGGTTTAAATGCAGCTGATATTTCATAAAACTGGGGTGATTGCATGCTCGGCAAGCGGGCTAAAAGCTTAAATGGCTTGAAACGGCAGTCAATATTTCAAGTTTATAGTGGCAAACGTAATTTTTCACTGCAGCCCGCTGAGTTGAGAAAAAACTGCTTCGGCTTTTAGCGTTTTGTCCCTTGTCAAAGAGGAATCGCTATGCAATGTCTGTCGGAATCCATGAAAGAAGACGGGCCGATCGACGAGAATTCGTCTGCCCATGCCGTCGATACCGATAGCGTGATGCAACGTTTCAATGTACCGTTCGAATATCCCGTGTATTTCACCCGTGGTGTATTTAGTGACCCACACAATTTGACGTTGCAACGGGCAATCCGCCGGCTGGAACCGCACCGACGCCACCGCTTCGTTGCCGTGATCGATGCCGACTTTGCCAAGGCTAATCCCGCTATCGTTCAGGCTTTACAGGCATATGCGTTACGTCATGCAGATACGCTTGAATTGGTTGATGCACCGCGTGTGGTGGCTGGCGGGGAGCAACTCAAACACGATCCCGGCGCGGTCTTTGCATTACAACAATGGTTGCACGATCGGCATATCGATCGTCATGCTTGTGTGGTGGCGGTCGGTGGTGGCGCGATGCTAGACGCGGTTGGATACGCGGCGGCCACGACGCATCGCGGCGTGCGGCTGATCCGGTTGCCCACGACAGTTTTAGCTCAGAATGACGCGGGTATCGGCGTTAAAACGGCTATTAACGCTTTTGGGGTAAAAAACTTCTTGGGCACCTTTACCCCACCGTTTGCGGTAATCAATGACTTTGACTTTATCGCGACGCTGCCTGCACGGCATTGCATCGCGGGCATGGCCGAAGCGGTTAAAGTCGCTGCGATCCGTGATCGGGCCTTCTTCGATTGGCTGACGGCTCATGCCAGTGCGCTTGCGAATTTCGAGCCGAACGCGATGCAATGGATGATTCGCCGTTGCGCCGAGCTACACTTGCAGCATATCAGCCAAGGCGGTGACCCATTTGAATCAGGCAGTGCACGCCCGCTTGATTTCGGGCACTGGGCAGCGCACAAATTGGAGACCCTAAGCGCCCATACGCTCATGCATGGTGAAGCCGTCGCGATTGGCCTCGCACTAGATACCCGTTATGCAGTGGCCATAGGTTTGTTGGAAAAGCCTGTATTGGCTGCAATGTACACGTTGCTGAGCCATCTGGGGTTCCGTTTGTGGCACGACGCGCTCGATGCACGCGATCAATCTGGTCGGCGACAGGTGCTGGAAGGGCTCACCGAGTTCCGTGAACATTTGGGCGGCGAGTTGACCGTCACATTAATTAAACAAATCGGGCAAAGCGTGGAAGTTCACACCATTGACGAATGCGAAGTCAATGTGGCCATCAACTGGTTACAAGAGCAAGATAGACATCGCTTGCACATTGCAAAAAAGGAATTTTATCATGAAACGGTATAAAATTAAAATTTACATCACAAAATTACGCAGTTTATGGCCTCAATGGGCTTTAGCATTGATGCTGGTCTTAGCATGCATGGCCTCAGCGTTGGGTTCAGGTCTATCTTATCAAAGGACCGTACCGAAAGAGGATGTTTGCGAATACCGGGAAGATAATGACATTTACGAACGGCATATTTATCCCACAAACAGGGTACATAACGAAAAATGTTATGCTTCCTATGCGCTATGTGACTAGAGTCATCAAAATGAGCGGCCTCAACCCGATCCGGGATTCCCTGAGCATTGGACTAGCGCTCGCACTATGTATCAGGTCTTCAACAACCACGAAAAATTTCCGCCATGGTACTGCCTTTTTAAAACCGACTGCGATGAAGGCAAGAAAAGCGAACTGCAAATGCCGGCTAAGTCAGCGAAGGCACGTTGAAAGGCTGAGCCAACCAATCATGGTGCGGCCTCGCTAATCACGAGACCGCGCAATCGGATGAGCCCTATGTATCGGACCGATATCGAAAAACCTTATGCGCTGTGTTGAGATGCCATGCCACCCTCCCAACGAGCCCATTTGACTTATTGCACCAATGTTCATCCTGCACAAAGCTGGCCTGAAGTGCGTGCCACATTGGGCCACTATCTGCCTCAAATCAAGGCGCGTGTCTCGCCCCATGCACCGTTTGGTGTTGGATTATGGCTATCCGAGCTGGCGGCTCGCGAACTAGACGATCCTATCGCGCTCGCGCAATTCAAGGCTTTCTTGCAAACGCATGATTTATATGTGTTCACGCTCAACGGATTCCCCTTTGGTCATTTTCATCAGCAATCTATTAAAGATGCGGTTTATCTACCTGATTGGCGCGACCCGCGGCGGCTTGAATACAGCAATCGGCTAGCCCGCCTGCTGGCTCAACTCTTACCCGCCGATCAAGATATCGAAGGCAGTATCAGCACCGTTGCCGGGGGATTCAAACCGCATCTCGCTGACGATCCTCAGTGCCGGTCCGTGATGGCTAAGCAACTGCTTGAGCATGCAGTGATGCTGCATCGGCTACATCAGGAAACAGGGCGATGTATCACGCTGGCGCTAGAGCCAGAGCCGTGTTGCCTGTTGGAAACCACAACCGAAACCATTACGTTTTTTGAGGAATATCTGCTCAACGCCACCGCGACTGAGCACATTGCAGCCGCATGCGCACTAGACGACGCTGCGGCGCTCGCGTTGATCCGACGTCATTTAGGCGTGTGCATTGACACGTGCCACGCCGCTGTCGAGTTCGAAGATCCGAACGATATGATAAGCCGCTTTAGGCAAGCGAGGATCCGCATTGCCAAGTTGCAACTCAGTGCTGGGCTGCGCGTTCCTCGCCCGTGTGCATCGCATGCACGCGCGCTGCAGCCATTCGCCGAACAGGTGTATTTACATCAAGTGATTGAGCGCCGTACAGCTGAAACCAACACTGAGCTACAGCGCATGATTGATTTGCCTGATGCACTTAGTGCCCTCAATACTGTTCCATCGGTTTATGAGAACACCGATATCGAATGCGAATGGCGTATTCATTTTCATGTGCCTGTATGGGCCAACACCGTGGGACCATTCGAGAGCACGCAAACGTTCTTAAAGACCATGTTGGCAATGCAACGTGATACGCCAATTTCGACTCATCTGGAAGTGGAAACTTATACGTGGCATGCGTTACCGGCTGTCTATCAGCCACATCATACCGAACGTACTCAGTCGAATGGCAGCCTTGTCGAAGCGATCTCGCATGAGTTGCAATGGGTCCAGGAGCAGCTGAAATGATCAACTGGCATGTCGCTTTACGTCTGGGGCGCGTTTCCAACCTGCCCACTGTATGGAGCAATGTCATTGCTGGTGCGGTACTTACTGGCCAGTCCATCCACCCTCTCACTTTGCTATGCTTGTTATTAGCGATGTCGCTGATCTACACCGCTGGTATGTTTCTCAATGACGTATGCGATCGAGCGATCGACGTGATTGAGCGGCCAGAACGACCGATTCCTGCGGGTCAAATCAGTGTTTCGACGGTATCGGTCAGTGGCTTGGCGATGCTCGGTGCGGGCGTACTATTGCTCGCCTCACAAGGAAGTGGTACTTTTGCCAGCGGTGTTATTTTAGCGCATTTGGTTGTACTTTATAACTTGTATCATAAAGATAACCCATTGGGTCCGTTGATCATGGGCCTGTGCCGGATGCTGGTTTATATTATCAGTGCATTAGCTTTCACAAACGGCACCTTATCCCAACCCGCATCGCAAGGCTCGGTTATTTTATTCGCTTACACAGTGGGCCTAACCTACGCTGCTAAGCAGCAGTTCACCGGCTCAATGATTCGTTTTGTGCCCGTGCTTGGACTCGCGGCGCCGCTGGTGTATGCGCTAATGAGTTTGCCGATCCATCGATGGGCATGGGGCTATCTAGGGGCGTTTGCGTGTTGGACAATATGGCATCTTCAGCGTGCGGCCTTTCGCGCTAAGACGTGCGATTTGCGCAGCGCCACAGGCGAACTGATCGCTGGCATGGCATTGATTGACGCATTACTGATTTCGATTCACGGCGCGCCAAGCTGGACAGTGGCAAGCGTGGTTGCTTTTTTTCTGACAATTTTATGGCAGCGGCGTATTGCAGGAAACTAAATTCCAGTCAACCTATGCTCAGTTAGCCTTATCGCCAACCTAATATTAAATTTGGTTATGACAATCGCGAATACGCTTTATGCGGGTTTACTCCAAGCCGCCGAAGCCTGCTCTGCAGAGGATAAGGCAGATCGGGCAAAAAATTGGCTGGCTCGCTACCAACAGATCATCACAAGGCCTGCCTCATGCAGTGATGATCTCGAGCACAGTATCGAGCATCATTTTGCAATAGCACAGCGCCGACTCGCGGGTCTGCCGTCGTTACCCGCTAAGACGCTTGATACATTGCGCGGAGCCGGCGTCATTGCGCCACAGCAATGGAGTATAGGTGATTTTGGTAGAGTGCTGATCCTCTTACATACCTTGTCGTTGCAGCCCAGTGCTGAATATCTTAGCGTTGTCACGCGTCTCTATCGACGTGGCGATAGTACTGAGCAGCAAGCAATATTGCGCAGTTTAATCTTATTGCCCGAACCGCAGCGATGGGTATCGATTGCCGCGGAGGGTTGCCGTAGCAATGTGGCGATTGTCTTTGAAGCGATCGCTTGTGACAATGCGTATCCCGAACGTTTCCTCTGCGAGTTGAATTTTAATCAACTTGTCTTGAAGGCTCTTTTTACCGGCACGTCAATCCGCCGCATTGCTGGACTCAATAAACGACTCACTCCCACATTAAAACGCATGGTTGCCGATTACGCCAGTGAACGGTGCGCTGCAAAACGTCAGATATCTGACGATCTTAACTTCATTCTGCGAGGTATTGAACATGAAAATGTTTGACCCCCATATCCATATGACCTCACGCACCACCGATGATTACCAGGCGATGAGCAACGCGGGCATTACGGTCGTGGTAGAGCCGGCTTTCTGGATGGGACAGCCGCGCACGCATGTCGGCACGTTCGAAGACTATTTCTTATCTTTATTGGGCTGGGAACGTTTCCGGGCCGGCCAGTTTGGCATCCGCCACTTTTGCACGCTGGGCTTGAACCCTAAAGAAACTAATAATTCGGATATTGCTGATGGCGTCATCGCGTTGCTTGAGCGCTATCTTGATAAAGATGGCGTGGTGGCAGTGGGCGAAGTCGGATTCGACGATGAAACACCGGCCGAAGCCCATTATTTTGCCCGTCAAATTGAACTGGCAATCGAACATGACCTGCCTGTGCTGGTGCATACGCCTCATCGAAATAAAAAAGCTGGCACCATTCGCACTCTCGCGCTCATTCGCGAAAGCGGCATTGACCAAAAACGGGTATTGATTGACCACAATACGGAAGAGACACTCCCGCTGGTGCTTGACTCAGGTTGCTGGGCTGGACATTCGATTTACCCACACACCAAGATGGATGAGGCGCGTATGGTCGCGCTGGTTAAGCAGTATGGCAGCGAGCGCATCATCATGAATAGCGCAGCGGACTGGGGCGTCAGCGATCCGTTGAAAGTGCCTAAAACTGCAGCGGCTATGCGTGATGCGGGCATCGCCGAGCATGAAATCGAAACGATCGTTTGGCACAATCCGCTTGCTTTTTTCGCCCAAAGCGCACGGCTTGATATCGCCGAGGCTGAAACGCCGCTGCTGATTGATCAGCGTCATAACTGGGAGGGCAATTCAGTGCTACGCGGACAAACTCCGCAGGTAACCACCACTGAGTAACCGATGCCAAGAATCGGCGTAGTCGGGCGATCTCGTGATCGCCGTCCGCGAGCCGCCCAACCATGAATACGCTAACTTAAGCAAGGTGCTGCTATGCAACGCGTGATCGTCCTGAATGTAGTGGGGTTAAGCGGCCAGCTACTGAAGCATGCGCCTCACTTATCCGCTTTGGCCAAGCGCGGCGCAATGCGTCCTTTAGTCACCGTGACACCAGCTTTGACTTGCCCGGTTCAAGCTACGCTATTGACGGGCCGCTTGCCGCAACAGCATGGCTGCGTCGCCAACGGCTGGTATTCGCGTGAATTGGCAGAACCGCTGTTTTGGAAGCAAAACAATGGATTAGTCGAAGGGGACAAACTCTGGCACGAAGCCAAAGCGCGCAATCCAGACTTCAGTTGTGCGCAGCTATTTTGGTGGTTCAATATGTATGCGGATGTGGACTGGAGCGTCACGCCGCGGCCGATTTATAAGGCGGATGGCCGCAAGATCCCTGACTTCTATACGCAACCGGCCGCATTGCATTCGGAATTGCTATGGCAATTGGGCGAATTCCCGCTATTCCAATTTTGGGGGCCGGCGGCTGGCCTTGCGTCAAGCCGGTGGATCACGGACTGCGCGCTGCACTTGTGTGGCACCCGACAGCCCACATTGACGCTGGTGTACCTTCCCCATTTAGACTACTGCTTGCAAAAGCTTGGGCCAAGTCATCCGGCTATTGCTCGAGAAGTCGCTGCGGTGGATGCACTATGCGGTGAGCTCATCGAGCACGCGGACAGCTACGGCATGCACGTCATCGTTTTGTCGGAATACGGAATCACGCCGGTATCGAGCGATATTCCAATCAATCGCGCGTTGCGTCAAGCCGGCTGGCTCGCAGTACGTGATGAACAGGGGGAAGAGAAGCTCGATTGTGGGGCATCCGAGGCGTTTGCGCTGGCTGATCATCAAGTCGCCCATGTCTATATCCAGCATAACGCGCTAATCGATGAAGTCAAGGCGCTGTTGCAGCGCTTGGACGGCGTCGACACCGTATTGGACAGGGCAGGCCAGCATAGTATAGGACTGGATCATCTACGTGCCGGTGAACTGGTGGCCATCAGCCAGGCTGATCGTTGGTTCAGCTACTATTATTGGCTCGATGACGCGCGTGCGCCTGATTTTGCACGCACAGTGGACATTCATCGCAAACCGGGCTATGACCCAGTAGAGTTATTCATCGACCCCGAGCGGGTCTTTCCCCGCCTACAAATTGGTTGGAAACTTTTTAAACGGCAACTGGGCATGCGTAGCCTGCTTGATGTAATTCCATTGAACCCGCTACTGGTAAAAGGCTCCCACGGACGCCCAACCGACGATATTGAACAAGGCCCGGTCTTGATCAGTTCACATGCCGATAAGCTACCCGCCGCGCCAGTGAAGGCTGAATCAGTACGCGATATTCTTTTGAATCACATCTTTGAGAATAAGTAAGCAAACGCATCGGTTCCGTTACAATAATCAATTGGCTAGCATAGGGAAACGCATGGATCACTGCTTGCGCATTGACAGCCTAGGATACACCATAAATGATCGAAACTTTGCTTGTTTCTATTAGCAGCGTTGCACTTGCCGAAATCGGTGATAAAACGCAACTGCTGTGTTTCGCGCTCGCCGCACGCTATCGCCAACCTTGGCCGATCTTGTTTGGCATGCTGGCCGCCACCCTGGTGAACCATACTGGAGCGAGCGCACTTGGCCAATGGCTGCTATCAGTGCTCGCTCCATCGGCAATGCGCTGGGCACTCGCGCTGTCGTTCATCGCGATGGGCGTATGGGTACTGGTTCCTGGCAAGCTGCGTACGGAACAGGTGCAGCCTACGCATACGAAGCTTGGAATCTTCGGCACTACATTGCTGACATTTTTTTTTGCGGAAATGGGCGATAAGACCCAAATCGCAACCGTCGTATTGGCCGCCCGGTACCACGATCTCCCTAGCGTCATTATCGGCACCACGCTAGGCATGATGTTCGCGAACATGCCAGTTATTTTTCTCGGTAAATGTTTTGCACATCGGCTACCGACGACCGCTGTACGTACGACCGCCGCAATCATGTTCATTGTGTTAGGGGGAATTGTGGCCTGTGACATCGGTACCAGGGGTGGATGATGCGGAACGGCCCAAAAAGCCCGATGTGACGTTGTTCCTCTATTCCTTCCCGCGACTTTAACCATTGAG
This Mycetohabitans endofungorum DNA region includes the following protein-coding sequences:
- a CDS encoding ferritin-like domain-containing protein, with amino-acid sequence MIETFANFGTPLTLKQTFIDEIIEAQNVTDLYGPLQNAIALEHSTIPPYLTAMFSLKPGVNDMIIEFIRGIVVQEMLHMTIAANILIAIGGEPEINTPNFIPKYPGPLPMGIGGEDFKVGIEAFSMDLVKKIFMRIELPENPIALYSANPPSTIGAFYKELKNKIKELQPSFSNFARQVTSKTTKKQWFTEDKLFEINDMSSCERAIDIIVVEGEGTSTDPMQAHNLPAHYYRFKAITQGRRLIKCSNGQYGYFGEAIPFNVEGVYPMKPNPKIDDFNDKPAIQSRIKQFASYYSNLLDTLHQAFNGDPTLMDKAMGFMYDLRVAAVGLMQIPLGDGKNAGLSFEYIPLKER
- a CDS encoding 3-dehydroquinate synthase; amino-acid sequence: MQCLSESMKEDGPIDENSSAHAVDTDSVMQRFNVPFEYPVYFTRGVFSDPHNLTLQRAIRRLEPHRRHRFVAVIDADFAKANPAIVQALQAYALRHADTLELVDAPRVVAGGEQLKHDPGAVFALQQWLHDRHIDRHACVVAVGGGAMLDAVGYAAATTHRGVRLIRLPTTVLAQNDAGIGVKTAINAFGVKNFLGTFTPPFAVINDFDFIATLPARHCIAGMAEAVKVAAIRDRAFFDWLTAHASALANFEPNAMQWMIRRCAELHLQHISQGGDPFESGSARPLDFGHWAAHKLETLSAHTLMHGEAVAIGLALDTRYAVAIGLLEKPVLAAMYTLLSHLGFRLWHDALDARDQSGRRQVLEGLTEFREHLGGELTVTLIKQIGQSVEVHTIDECEVNVAINWLQEQDRHRLHIAKKEFYHETV
- the eboE gene encoding metabolite traffic protein EboE; this translates as MGHYLPQIKARVSPHAPFGVGLWLSELAARELDDPIALAQFKAFLQTHDLYVFTLNGFPFGHFHQQSIKDAVYLPDWRDPRRLEYSNRLARLLAQLLPADQDIEGSISTVAGGFKPHLADDPQCRSVMAKQLLEHAVMLHRLHQETGRCITLALEPEPCCLLETTTETITFFEEYLLNATATEHIAAACALDDAAALALIRRHLGVCIDTCHAAVEFEDPNDMISRFRQARIRIAKLQLSAGLRVPRPCASHARALQPFAEQVYLHQVIERRTAETNTELQRMIDLPDALSALNTVPSVYENTDIECEWRIHFHVPVWANTVGPFESTQTFLKTMLAMQRDTPISTHLEVETYTWHALPAVYQPHHTERTQSNGSLVEAISHELQWVQEQLK
- a CDS encoding UbiA family prenyltransferase encodes the protein MINWHVALRLGRVSNLPTVWSNVIAGAVLTGQSIHPLTLLCLLLAMSLIYTAGMFLNDVCDRAIDVIERPERPIPAGQISVSTVSVSGLAMLGAGVLLLASQGSGTFASGVILAHLVVLYNLYHKDNPLGPLIMGLCRMLVYIISALAFTNGTLSQPASQGSVILFAYTVGLTYAAKQQFTGSMIRFVPVLGLAAPLVYALMSLPIHRWAWGYLGAFACWTIWHLQRAAFRAKTCDLRSATGELIAGMALIDALLISIHGAPSWTVASVVAFFLTILWQRRIAGN
- a CDS encoding EboA domain-containing protein yields the protein MTIANTLYAGLLQAAEACSAEDKADRAKNWLARYQQIITRPASCSDDLEHSIEHHFAIAQRRLAGLPSLPAKTLDTLRGAGVIAPQQWSIGDFGRVLILLHTLSLQPSAEYLSVVTRLYRRGDSTEQQAILRSLILLPEPQRWVSIAAEGCRSNVAIVFEAIACDNAYPERFLCELNFNQLVLKALFTGTSIRRIAGLNKRLTPTLKRMVADYASERCAAKRQISDDLNFILRGIEHENV
- a CDS encoding TatD family hydrolase; the encoded protein is MKMFDPHIHMTSRTTDDYQAMSNAGITVVVEPAFWMGQPRTHVGTFEDYFLSLLGWERFRAGQFGIRHFCTLGLNPKETNNSDIADGVIALLERYLDKDGVVAVGEVGFDDETPAEAHYFARQIELAIEHDLPVLVHTPHRNKKAGTIRTLALIRESGIDQKRVLIDHNTEETLPLVLDSGCWAGHSIYPHTKMDEARMVALVKQYGSERIIMNSAADWGVSDPLKVPKTAAAMRDAGIAEHEIETIVWHNPLAFFAQSARLDIAEAETPLLIDQRHNWEGNSVLRGQTPQVTTTE
- a CDS encoding alkaline phosphatase family protein; this translates as MQRVIVLNVVGLSGQLLKHAPHLSALAKRGAMRPLVTVTPALTCPVQATLLTGRLPQQHGCVANGWYSRELAEPLFWKQNNGLVEGDKLWHEAKARNPDFSCAQLFWWFNMYADVDWSVTPRPIYKADGRKIPDFYTQPAALHSELLWQLGEFPLFQFWGPAAGLASSRWITDCALHLCGTRQPTLTLVYLPHLDYCLQKLGPSHPAIAREVAAVDALCGELIEHADSYGMHVIVLSEYGITPVSSDIPINRALRQAGWLAVRDEQGEEKLDCGASEAFALADHQVAHVYIQHNALIDEVKALLQRLDGVDTVLDRAGQHSIGLDHLRAGELVAISQADRWFSYYYWLDDARAPDFARTVDIHRKPGYDPVELFIDPERVFPRLQIGWKLFKRQLGMRSLLDVIPLNPLLVKGSHGRPTDDIEQGPVLISSHADKLPAAPVKAESVRDILLNHIFENK
- a CDS encoding TMEM165/GDT1 family protein, whose protein sequence is MIETLLVSISSVALAEIGDKTQLLCFALAARYRQPWPILFGMLAATLVNHTGASALGQWLLSVLAPSAMRWALALSFIAMGVWVLVPGKLRTEQVQPTHTKLGIFGTTLLTFFFAEMGDKTQIATVVLAARYHDLPSVIIGTTLGMMFANMPVIFLGKCFAHRLPTTAVRTTAAIMFIVLGGIVACDIGTRGG